A window of Daucus carota subsp. sativus chromosome 2, DH1 v3.0, whole genome shotgun sequence genomic DNA:
cacaattaAAGGGAAATCTTTGAGAGACACAAATCTTATTATTTTCTTCGTACTCATATGCCATGCATCATGTGACAATTAGGTACAACGTAATTGTTCAATCATgctgtttttattttatcactattttGATTTCGAATAATgttttatctaatatttttttaatagtacTCCTCCATCTTCCAGATAATTTATCTCAGGAGACTGGGAattgacacatatttttaaattcttataaaatacattttcacaaattattttaaaatttttcttataaacaaaaaagtaatgtaaaaatagattaaaaatagaaatttcaaaaaaaattatgaagacttgctttatatgtattttaaaattcgtGTCAGTCGTAAGAACCCAGAAGGACAAAAAGAGTATAAAGTAAGGTAGTGCTTTAAATCAGCGAAATATTTTGCAGAACACTAATATCGGCACTAAAAATTAATCTATCCATTCAAACCCCtgcatttaaaaatatatattaccaaGAAGCCCAAAGAAAAACTAAAATCATTAAATAATTCTGTAACAAAATGGTGGAAATAGTAACACAGTATTGTGCCTGCAAAGGCAAGGACAGTGGTCACATATATGAATAACTCAATTCAAACATCATACCCTCTTTCTTTGTTTGGTTCCCATATATAAAGGGATTCTTGATAAAGACCTTTCTCCTTTTCCTCCTCTCTCTcctcaattcttttttttttttcccaactaacaaaatataaattaaattgcaTCATTCAATTTCTCAAATGATTCTATCACAGTACTGTCAGAATATTTTTTACCCCACTTGGGCTTACCTATTTGGAGAAACCAGTCTACAACTGTGTGCCACTGCTGTAAATTTCtcgaatttttaatatttaattaattgtattGAAATCTTCATTTGTTTCTGTTCCATTAACTTTCCCTTTTGcatctttatatatttactGCTCCTTTTCTGAAACAATTGCATGGTAAAAGAAGTAAAAATAACAAAGATTTTGCACAGTGACAAATGCAGGTGCAGCAACAGTAATGAGTGTTTGGTCACTCCCAAAAAAACTGCCTTTCGTGCAGTTTGAGGTTTAAGTTTCCTTTAAAGAAGGCTGGATAATACTAGTAAGATATTTAATGACAAACAGTTTGCATCTTGTATTTTATCCTCAGGTTTTATGATTTCTGGCGTGACGGACATATTTTCATTCATTGTAAAATCAatctttaaattaaatatattatttatattcatatcaaTAACCTCAATGAAAGTTTTTAACAGaaccaaatattttattttggaaAATAACCAGAAGAAGTGGAAAGTTTGTGTCATGCTAATTATGAGTTTTTTATGTTAAAACGGATGAAATTTGTATACAATAAATcttgtatgaaaacttttcttttttatttgtaGCCTTGTGGCAACTTGTAACTTGGTATCCAGATGGTAATTTAACAAAGAGAAAGAGGCAAATGGGCTTAATTGACTGGAAGCAAAGAGGAGATTATATTAGGCTACACTGGTCCGCCTTTAGACAGATTTCTCGACATCAATTGGGTGCGCAGCCCAATCATCTGAACACATGACTTTGTAAAAAAACTTATGTAAGAATAGCAAGGGAGCCAAGCCCAAGATTATAGGGGAGAGATATTAGTATTAGTTAGCGGCCCATCTGGTCACATTTTAAATTtaagtcatttatttttaaaaaaatatgaaaatctgtatttttttttatgttcatCCAAACACATTTcagatatatattctatattgtTATAATTAGTTTAGTAGACTCAACAACGAAAATCAGATAGATGAAACGCAGAAGTCGTTTGCGTTAACTTAAAAAAGTGCTTCTTGACCAAAGTAAAGAAGATCAGAAGTGAAAAGTATGCCgagatttataaatttttaaagtgtttgagaaataaataaagatACCCATTCAAACAAAAGCAAGTATTGTCAAATTCTTACAAACGTTACTGATTTTTTAATTGTTATGCAAACGAGTTAAGAAACGTAGAATCAACTTCTTTAAGAAAGAAGTGCTTCCCGCGGATTCTAAAAACACCACCGTAATCTAATATTGAATGATGCCATATTCTAGAAAGAGGCAGAAAAGCTACCTACAATGAGCTCCCAACCACAAACCATGAGcagaattcataaattattgaGTACAAATTGTGAAATTACAGCTAGTTAGAATATAAACAACAAGATAACTGAACCTGTGATGGGAATTTTTGGGAGATTTTCAACAACAAACCGGTACAGAATACGTCAAGGTTAAGTTTATTTTAGCATAGCAACAGTAAATTATTCAGAATTTAATTTATGTGGCAGGGCTTTTCATTTCTATATTCCCAAATCCATCGCCATCATATATAAAACAGAAACTCTTCtagaatattattataaaaaagcaAGTTTTTTTTTACAAGAATTAGGTAGAAAATTCCAGTAATTTCTTTATTTCGCTCCAGCAAATGATTCATATCCCAACATCACACTAGAAAAGATGTTATCatcaatttttgatttttagatTGTCTGTCCATGTGAAAAAGGTGGCTACTTTTTCTGATAAAGTATTTCATTATGAAATTTTACAGAAACAGCTACAACTTTTGGTCTCCAATTTCTTTTTCTAATTCCCTTGTCCcaatagttttattattttaattaattaatttcatcaAAGAATTCAAGAGCATCTCATGCCTACTCACATAACCATGTTCTTTATCTCGGAGATGCCCTTTGCTTTCACAATTCCAATATCTTCTTCCCCTTTCTTTTGCTCtagctttttcttttttattcctTCCTTTTTTCTAAAGGTGTTTAGATGACGGATGAGAATGAGAatcagaaataaaaataaaaaatataaaaataaaatgtatattagaACGAGTATTCTAGAAATATGCAAGAAATAATTCACCCATCAAGTGAGAATCAGGTATTATTCTTTACcataaaatgattatttttttacaggAGTTAGAATCCGATTCATGTTAATCAGACTTATAAATCATGAACCAAACCTCAAgaattctttatattttatgCATAAGTTGGATTCTCGTTCTCCACTATCACTAATCAACCAATCCTCTCTCATTCTTAAACTTGATAAATCATCTTATTTGTCCATGCAAACTAGCAATCACAAGCATAGCTACTCCAAACTCACACAAGGCAGAGATGCATGAGTTTGCCTACGAAGAACTTGAAGAAGCCACCCAAAACTTCTCAGCAACTCATCTCATCGGCAAAGGAAGCCACGGAAGCGTCTACAAAGGTGTTCTTCGAGACGGAAGAATCGTCGCAATAAAAACACAATCACTAGGCCTCCAAAAGCTCCAAGACAACTCCAAGCTCGATAACGAAGTACGTATCTTATCATCACTCCCAAAAGCTTCCAAGTGTTTGATCAATATTATTGGAATTAGTCACGACTCGTTTAGTAACAAAGTGTTGGTCATGGAATACTTGCCGAATGGCACGCTTCATGATTTCCTTCACTTGTCACCGACTCCGCCAGCGTGGCCTAAACGGATCGAAATCGCGGTCCAAATTGCCCGAGCGGTGCAGGTTCTTCACGAGAGAAAGCCTTCGGTGATCCACCGGGATATCAAGGCTTCGAATATTTTGTTTGATGAGATTTGGGACGCAAAGTTGGCGGATTTCGGTCTGGCGACCGAAATGGCCAGCGACTCGTCGAGTCAACGAGGTGACTCGACGTGTCGCCCGGCTGGTACCATAGGGTACCTGGACCCTTGTTACACTTCACCGCACAAGTTAAGTGTGAAAAATGATGTGTTTAGTTTTGGAGTGGTATTGCTCGAGATTATTAGTTGTTCGAAAGCAATCGATGTTAACAGGGTGCCGGCAACAATTGTTCATTGGGCAATGCTGCTAATCGACGAGAATCGAATCTTAGACCTTTGCGACAAAAGACTCGCCCCGGCACGCCACATGGAACCTATGATTTTGCATGTTGTAAATATAGCGTTACGTTGCGTTTCACCAAAACCGTACAATCGGCCAACAATTTCCGAAATCGTGACCGATTTGCAAATTTGCCTAGTCGAGCCGACTCGATTTCCGATATGGATGACATCGTTTTTTCGCGGAATTATTTTTCTCCAGAAGAAGCGACGCAAAATCGGCACCAAGCGGTACAAAACCACCACAACCATAGTTTGCGCAGCACATGAAGCTAGTAAGCAAGTCGACATTTCAAGTAAAAAGTTGTTACTAAGGGAAATACTAGCCGATGCAACATTGCGTTAACGGAAAATCAAAAGGTTCGAATCTCATCAACAACATCCCCGGAAACCGGTGAGTCACTTTGATACAACTCAGTGAGTGAAGAAGCTCGAGTTGATTGGTCAACAGGAGCCAACTGGCAAATATAAATTCATGCTGACCGGGCTGCTGAAGCATTCCAAAGAGAAGATTCTGAAAAGTAGGTAGCACTGAGAAAAGAATAGCAGCTTTCATATTGATGCACACTCATGCGAATCGCTAAAACTGTACCACTTTGCATTAAAGTATTGCGCTATTGCTTGTGTGCTTTATTAGTTAATCATCATCCATACATTTGCCtttgctttttcttttttctttaatactagtaatattttaagtattataatatgttatcaAAAGGAACATTTCTTTGTTGTGGTCTCGTGTAAAAACAAAACACTTTAAAGTTTGAACAACTAGATCTCTGTTGTTTAGTTTAAGATGTATGTCAGGTGAGTTTGGTCGAGACTCGAGGGTCGTTGAATATACATTATAAAGTGACAATGCATTGAGATTAATATTACAGTGAAGCTGCCCTGTTGATCTTATACTTTACCTGCAAATCAGACTCATCCTAGTTAATTAGGTAATGTAGGGAAATTGTCTTCACCAAAGTACAAGTTAATCCAAGACAAAAGGATGATATGTTTTACCCTGAAGAACTTTTGAAGTTCTACGGGGAATCTGCTACCTAGATTATGATGTAGATGCACATACTTGAAATGGCCCATCCATCAGAAAATTTCAGCTTTAAAACCTTGGGACATTTTTATACACTAAAATCTCATTATTTAATATACTAGTAGTCCACAATATTGAGCGCAGATTGAGTTCGACCCTTACTCATCCGAGAATTTGTTAGAACAGGTACGTATTTATAAGAttataagtcatatttgtcaaaaaaaaaataattagtccACGATATTTTGATCTGAATATAATAAGATAACATATATGTAATTTCGATTAActaataattttgataaaattaataaaatttagtgatcttaacattattaatttatagaagtTCGGcacaatattttgtaaaattagtccatctttaaaattttgtgaaatatttgtcacaaaaattgtaaaattagtAATGTGCGGAGTAAAAGTCTCCAACTCAAAATTCTTGCAAATATTTATCAGAAGAATAATAATTGAAACTTGCGAAAACAAAAACACGCCccttttcataaatattaaaagtatccactatttgtcaaaaaaaaaatccactatttgctaaattaaaaattttaggaaaaaaaattcacCGACCGGGTTTATTTTACATTAGAGCCCACGACATAAGCAAAAAATTCTACCCGAGTTGGGGAAGC
This region includes:
- the LOC108208034 gene encoding serine/threonine-protein kinase-like protein At5g23170, whose translation is MHEFAYEELEEATQNFSATHLIGKGSHGSVYKGVLRDGRIVAIKTQSLGLQKLQDNSKLDNEVRILSSLPKASKCLINIIGISHDSFSNKVLVMEYLPNGTLHDFLHLSPTPPAWPKRIEIAVQIARAVQVLHERKPSVIHRDIKASNILFDEIWDAKLADFGLATEMASDSSSQRGDSTCRPAGTIGYLDPCYTSPHKLSVKNDVFSFGVVLLEIISCSKAIDVNRVPATIVHWAMLLIDENRILDLCDKRLAPARHMEPMILHVVNIALRCVSPKPYNRPTISEIVTDLQICLVEPTRFPIWMTSFFRGIIFLQKKRRKIGTKRYKTTTTIVCAAHEASKQVDISSKKLLLREILADATLR